The DNA sequence TTCTCCACAACGCCCACGGGCCCTTCCACGGACTTCCGAGGACCGCGGGCTGGGGTTATCCCGAGCCTTACACTCGCGATCTCATGCTCTCGGCCCTGGGAATACTGGTCACCGGCAACCAGGTGCTCACCGATGCTCTGCGTCGCACGCTGAATGCCCTGGCCGTCCATCAGAGCCCTCTGGGTCACATCCCGTCACTCGCTAACGATCCCAACGACAGGGGGGCCAGTGATTCAACGCCTCTCTTCCTGCTTGGACTGGCATTGTTCAGGCAGTCGGAATACGAACCGGCATTCCTGGAGGAAGCGGCGCGCAAGGCACTGACATGGATGCAGTACCAGAGCCCCGACGACATGGTGATGGTGTCCCAGTTGCCGACAAGCGACTGGCGTGACGAGCAGTGGGTGCTGGGCTATGGGCTGTTCGTGAATACGCTGGTTTACGGCTACCTCATGCTCTTTGGCGAGCACGAATCCGCTGCCCGTTTGCGCGCGCTGGTGAACAGGTTCGAAGTCGTTGGTGACGTCCGGGACCCACACGTGCATGAGGGCTTGGTGATGCCGTCGAGACCATACTACGCCTTGTACTCGTACAAGATGTACAACAGCGATCGGTTTGATCTGTTGGGCAACAGCCTCGCCATCCTGACAGGAATTGCCTCGCGGGAGCGGTCAAGGAACATGATCGCCTGGGTGGAGGCAGAGTGCCAGACGATGCGGGGGACCGGTGATCTGGTTGTGAATCTGCCGCCTTGTCTGTTCCCGTTCATTCTGCGGGGGGATCCCGATTGGCGGCCTCGATACGAGCTATTCAATCGGCCCGGTGACTATCACAACGGGGGCGTGTGGCCGTTCGTGTGCGGTGTCTACATAGCGGCCTGTGTTGCAGCCGGACGCATGGGGTTAGCCCGTCGAAATCTGGTCGCGCTGGCAGAACTGGTGAAGCCGTGGCATGAGAACGAGGCCGAGTGGGGCTTCAACGAGTGGATTAAGGCACAGAGCGGCCAGCCCAGCGGACGAGACTGGCAGACCTGGTCGGCGGCGATGTATCTGTACGCCGCGGAATGCGTGCGGCAGGAGCGTACGCCGTTCTTCGAAGAGATGCGGCACAGCAACCGCGCGACGGTGAAGGACCCAGGTGTCGGAGCGGTCAGCCGATGATCGGAGCGATCCTGCATCGCCTGCCCTTTGGCCGGGCGAGATGGGTTCCTGGTCGAATGGCCAGGGTGTTTGCGCACTGCATCGCGCTGGCCGGGGATTCGATGATTTACCGGTTTCAGGAGGCCGCGCCATGGCTGGATTGACTCAGATGGACAAGTCCGCTGCGGCCGAGCAGGCTGGTGTCGTTTCGATATGTGTCCGCGATCCCCACGAGACGAAGAGAGTCATTCAGATGAGTATCGCCTGCTTGTCTGACAGAGGCCGCCTGGCACTGTGCTCATAAGGAAGAAGCGAGCGTCGCCGTAACGAGATTGGCCCCTGATGTGCAGCCATCACCAGAGGGCCGGCCCCAACTACCTGGAGATATCCGCGGCAACTGACGCGGAAGGACGCGCAGTCTCTGGAGTGCAGGTGGCCGAAGCTCAGGAGTTTAGCCCTACGTGCCCGGGAGGGACACAGCGATGCTGATGAATACGAAGAGTCTGAAGGGGCTGGTTGTACGGGCCAGCGACGGGGAACTGGGGACCGTGGATAAGCTCTATTTCGACGACGACACGTGGGGGGTCCGTTACCTTACGGTGGCAACCGGCGGCTGGCTGGGCGGCCGAGAGGTGTTGATCTCGCCGATCTCCATCGCGGCCGCGGACTGGCACGCGCAACGGCTGGACGTCGCGCTGACCATGAAGCAGGTGGAGGACAGTCCGCCCATCGATACACATGAGCCGGTTTCGAGGCAGCACGAAGCGGCTTACCTCGGTTACTACGGGTATCCCGACTATTGGGGTGGGCCGCATATTTGGGGCCCTTCCTTCTATCCGGCCGGATTGGCCGTGCCGACTGTCGCTGCGACACAGTCGGTGGCGGACAGAATCAGTAAGGAGCCGATGGATTCCCATCTGCGCTGCACCGAGGCGTTGGAAGGCTACTCCATTGATGCGGTTGACGGCGGAATCGGCCATGTATGCGGATTTGTCTTCGACGACTACGCCTGGGCCATCCGCTACGTGGAAGTGGCCACCAAGCAGTGGTGGCCTGGCAAGAGAGTGCTCTTCTCGCCTGGATGGGTGCAACGAGTGAGTTGGCCGGAGTCCAAGCTCGTCGTCGGCCTTACCCGGGAATCGATTCAGGAGGGTCCGGCGTACGTGGAATCCATGCCAGTCACCCGGGAGTATGAGAACCGTCTGTACATCCACTATGGCCGGCCGCCGTACTGGCTGTTTGAAGGGGACCACCGACCGGCGTTTTCCTACGACCAGGTTTGAACCGCTGTGCTGGGAGCCTGTATCTCCGTGCGGCTATGCCGCATGTGCCGTCTGGCCGGTGACGGGCAAGAACTGGAGGCTTTACCGTGTCGAGACGTAAACGATGGATCGTCTGGCTGGGTGCTGGTGCTGGAGTAGTCCTGGTTGGTCTTGCCGGCCTGGGGCTATACTTCGCACGCCGTTTTGACCCCTTCCTGCGCGAGCAGACCATCGCCTATCTTGGGGACAGATTTGATGCCGAGGTCGAACTTGCGACGTTGAAAGTCCGGATGCCTCTTGCATCGCCACTGGAGATTCTGGCTCGCCACGGCAAGGGCGCGATGGCCCGCATCTCCGGCGAGGGGCTCACATTGAGGCTCAAGTCGCTGCCAAACCGGCCTGCATTCATGACGATGCGCAAGTTCTCCTTCGAGGTGGATCTAAACTCGGCGTTCGAAAGGAAGGCACTGATCCGGAAGGTGCGCCTGGAAGGGCTGGAACTGAAGATGCCGCCCAAGGGCGAGGCTGCTCGGGCGGCACGCCCGGCGGACACGAGCGCTTCGCGGGTGACGGTCCATATCGACGAAATTGTGGCTGACGGAACACGGCTGTCGATTATCCCTCGGGATCCGGCGAAGGAGCCGTTGGTGTTCGAGATCTCCAAGCTGCGGCTGGAGTCCGCTGGGACCGGCGAGCCGATGCGCTACACGGCCGTCCTGACCAACGCCAAGCCGCCCGGACTGATTCACGCGACGGGCAGCTTCGGGCCATGGGATGCCGAATCGCCCGCGAGTACGCCGCTATCGGGGCAATACGATTTCCGCGACGCTGATCTGGGGGTTTTCAAGGGGATTGCAGGGAAGCTTGCCGCAACGGGACAGTTCCACGGAGAACTGGGCCGATTCGAAACGGACGGCGAGGCCCGGGTCCCAGACTTCCGCCTGAACCATTCGGGCAACCAGGTTCCTCTGATAGCGAAGTATCACGCGATTGTGGACGGCACCAACGGCAATACACTGCTCGAACCGGTCGAGGCGACATTGGGCCAAAGCACGTTCGATGTGAAGGGTGGAATCGCCCGGTACGCCGGCGAGAAGGGCAAAACTGTCGATCTCGATGCGACCTTCCGCAACGGGCGGCTGGACGACGTACTGCTCCTGGCCGTGAAGGGGCCGAAGCCGATTCTGCGAGGCGGCCTCAGGCTGCACGTGAAGATCACCCTGCCACCAGGGAAAGGCGAGATTGCAGACCGGCTGAAGCTGGTTGGGACATTTCGACTCATGGCAGCGCGGTTCACCAATCCACGGATTCAGGGAGAACTGGATGTCCTCAGCCGGCGCGCGCAGGGCCAGCCCAACAATGCGGAACTGGACGAGGTTCCCTGGCAGATGGATGGGGCCTTCCTCATGAACGACGGACGCGTTGCCTTCGACAGGGTGAATTTCGTGATTAAGGGCGCGCAGGCGGCGTTGGGCGGCACCTTCACATTCGCGGGGCAGGAGTTGGACTTCCACGGTACGGCGCGCGTGGATGCCCGACTATCTCAGATGATGATGACGCGGTGGAAGCGTTGGCTGCTGAAGCCGGTGGACCCGGTCTTCGCTAAAGAGGGCTACGGAACGGTGGCGGATTTCAAGATATCCGGGACGCGCGACGCGCCGGCGTTCGGATTCGATCGCAGTGCGGCCAAGGATCGGGCGAGGGAGCGCAAGGCCAAGCAGGCGCCCATCGTGGGTTCGCGATCCGCTCGGGATAAGGAACCGGACAAGCGGGCACAAGGCCTTGAGTAAGAGGGGGACGCTTCTCGGAGCGACGTCCGAACTGCGACGGCCAGGCACGACTGGGTGGCGCCGGTGACCGGGCATCGAAGCCGGCAGATCCTGCACTGCCGGCTCCGGCCGGAAGGGCTAGAGTTGAGACGCGGCTGCGCGGGCTTCCTTGTAGTCCGCGCTGGCCTCGCCGGAGGAGGAGATGTCCTGGGCGCCGGTCTGTTTGAGCAGATCGCGGGCTCGAGCGATCTCGTCCGAAGAATCGCAATGGACGGAAAGCAGGACGCCGCCGGCTCGGATGTGGCCTTCGTAGCGCTTTGCTTCGTACTCAGGGATGCCCATGCCAACCAGGGCTCCAATGAACCCACCGACGGCACCACCGGCGCCGAGGCCGGCCAGCGCGCTCAGGATGGGTCCGGCGGCAATCAGCGGGCCGATCCCTGGAATCGCCAGCACGCCAAATCCGGCCAGCAGCCCAAGCACACCGCCGATCGCCCCGCCCGTCGCGACGCCGGCCGTAGTGCCTTCCGGAGCCTTCGTGTTCTTCTCATGCGCAAAGTCCCTGGTGCCCTGATTGTCAGGGAGCAGGACCGATATGTCGTCGTTAGTGAATCCGGCCTTTAGCAGGCGGTCCACGCTCTGTTCCGCTTGAACTCTGGACTGGAAAATACCGAACACTGCGGTCATTTTGCTCGTCATCAGTTTGTCCTTTTCTGCCACTTCGAATAAAGCCTTGGGTTCCGTGTTCGTCCGGGTGCCGGCACCACCTGTACCGGCAGGCGCCTGGGACCGGTGTGAATGCCGACGGTGGGAGCAGGGGTTAGTGGTATGAGTCTTCGTTGCATCGGAACGGCCGGCGGTTCCGGTCGGAGAAAGAGGGATTTCTTCCCGGTTAGGCTTTGGTCCCGTGCCGGAGTCAGTTGCCGTCCGCGTGACCGTTGATGCCGCCAGATGCTGTTGTGTAGACACATCGCGTCCGCGTCGCGATTGCTGCTATGCCAAACCGCGCCTCGAGATTGTGGGGCGAGGCCGTGGGACTTCGCCTCTGCTATTTCGCCGGGACATAACAGCAGCAGCAGTGCCGCCGCGAGTGCGCTTACTCCCGAGAACTGGAGGAGAGCCATAAGCCTTCCAAGTGCATGCCGGGGTCCAGGGGGTAGGTGGAAGGAGTTCCAGGAGCGGTGGGACGCCGGCGCGAGGAGGCAATGTCCAGCGATGCTGTGGAGGTGGGCGTGGCGTGCGAGGGCCTGACCTCCCACTGCAAGTGGCTCATTGCGGCGGGCATGAGTCGAAGCCTGGCCGCTTCTGTGTCGCCGGATGGAGCAGTTGTTCGGCGCTCCTAATCGTTCGGTGCCTATGGCGCCGCGACTGGATTGAAGGCGAAGTGCGCGCCCACGCGCGGCTGCGGGCTTCGTAGT is a window from the uncultured Paludibaculum sp. genome containing:
- a CDS encoding general stress protein, translating into MTSKMTAVFGIFQSRVQAEQSVDRLLKAGFTNDDISVLLPDNQGTRDFAHEKNTKAPEGTTAGVATGGAIGGVLGLLAGFGVLAIPGIGPLIAAGPILSALAGLGAGGAVGGFIGALVGMGIPEYEAKRYEGHIRAGGVLLSVHCDSSDEIARARDLLKQTGAQDISSSGEASADYKEARAAASQL
- a CDS encoding PRC-barrel domain-containing protein; its protein translation is MLMNTKSLKGLVVRASDGELGTVDKLYFDDDTWGVRYLTVATGGWLGGREVLISPISIAAADWHAQRLDVALTMKQVEDSPPIDTHEPVSRQHEAAYLGYYGYPDYWGGPHIWGPSFYPAGLAVPTVAATQSVADRISKEPMDSHLRCTEALEGYSIDAVDGGIGHVCGFVFDDYAWAIRYVEVATKQWWPGKRVLFSPGWVQRVSWPESKLVVGLTRESIQEGPAYVESMPVTREYENRLYIHYGRPPYWLFEGDHRPAFSYDQV
- a CDS encoding glycoside hydrolase 100 family protein yields the protein MDDRSTTVVDRAKEAALRVLLHNAHGPFHGLPRTAGWGYPEPYTRDLMLSALGILVTGNQVLTDALRRTLNALAVHQSPLGHIPSLANDPNDRGASDSTPLFLLGLALFRQSEYEPAFLEEAARKALTWMQYQSPDDMVMVSQLPTSDWRDEQWVLGYGLFVNTLVYGYLMLFGEHESAARLRALVNRFEVVGDVRDPHVHEGLVMPSRPYYALYSYKMYNSDRFDLLGNSLAILTGIASRERSRNMIAWVEAECQTMRGTGDLVVNLPPCLFPFILRGDPDWRPRYELFNRPGDYHNGGVWPFVCGVYIAACVAAGRMGLARRNLVALAELVKPWHENEAEWGFNEWIKAQSGQPSGRDWQTWSAAMYLYAAECVRQERTPFFEEMRHSNRATVKDPGVGAVSR